tttattatttttggattgtaatatttgtatttCTCACCCACCCAtgggtagcccaagtggtaagggcgAACTTGTGTGCATGTGTCCATGTCATAGGTTTGATTCCTCCTGCGATCAAACTgcgatttaagtgggaggccaCGGCGGTGGGTTGCTGTGCTAGTCTCCTCAAGGGTTTAGGTTCCATGAGTGATTCCTAAGGGCTCTGTCGTGGGGGTGGTTTCcctgttataaaaaaaaaatgtttgtctTTCTCAAtatgcttatgtttttattgttgggattgtaattttggacatatgctcatatttgttattgttggatttgtaatattggttacttatatataaaaaaaaaaaggatttgtaatattggttttattataggttaaaatctgaaaaatattgatattttttgttgaGTAGGTAGTCTTATTGTTTCTTTTTGGAGATGTGGTGGTTACTaagaaatatagattttaacttttatgtaaaattatgttaattaagtCAAATGGGTTATGCGGGTTAGTTCTATCCCTTTATATAAAACGGGTTGAAACGAGTTGAAATGGGTCgtgtcatttttaattaattattaaactggTCAAAACGGGCCGTGTCGTGTCACCTGTTATTTAAATGAGCTATATCAGGGTTTGAAGATATGACCCATTTAGCTTAATGGGTCATGTTTGGGTTGACCTATGCAGTTGAGGTCCATTACTTGATGCCATACGAACATGACCTACGAACCCAAATTGCCACCCCTAGGGAACTTCCCCTTGAATTAACTGAGGTGCAGTTGCGGAAAACTCGTTGCCGAGGGCATGTGCACCTCAAAATTAGTCGGGAATTTGATCTCGAACACAaggtgccaataaaaaagaaaaaatgtaagtAAAATTCATAAGCTAATGTGGCTAGATGTAATGTGTTAGATCTTTTAAGTAAAACGAATTTTACAATATCACGTATCACAACAAACTGCATCAGTTTGTgaactttattttctttagataTTTCTGTGCACCAaacatttctcattttattttaagaatcaTATGGTTTGATGGGAAATAAAGCCGTTGGAAGCCAAAGATGGTATTGGAAGGTGCAAATGGGCATAACCCAAGTGCATAAAGTATACGAAAGATACACACAACCAGCAAGAAGGTGAAAAAGAGCAAATCCGTCAAATCTAATAGGTTGGAAACTTGGGGACTGTTGTGAGCTTTAATCTGAGAATGGAGATTGTTGAACTATATGGCGATAGCTACGTCACCTTCCTCCGAAAGTTTTCAAAAGCTCAGGCATTACTCTCTTTCCAAATGCAGCACATCAAGCATAGAGGGGCCATCCTCCAAACTTCTGAGTTTGTGGCCACGACAGGGAGCACTCAGACCAAAAGGTGTAAAAAATTGCAACCCGTAAGCCCCTTGCCAACTCACAGTGTAGTAAAAGATGATCGATATTTTTCCATTTTGCTTGCACATACAGCACAATTCCAATACTACAATGTCTTTTTCTCAAGTTATCCATCATTAAAATATTTCCAAACGCAGCCATCCAAACAAAGATAGCTACTCTTGTAGGTGCATTGTTTTTCCAATTACACTTCCTAGGAAAGAAGGGGCGATTGAAGGGAGGAGCACTTTCAAATAGGACTTTACCTCAAAATTTCATCTCTTTGATGGAGTCCAACATATTTGATCAACATCGGTCCTGCTCCACCTAAACGAGTACAATGGAAGAATAAAGAGAATACATCCTACTCCCAATCATGTGCTGgtcttataaaagtaatattccATTGGAGCAATTTATCTGTGATCTGCCAGTGTTCTGCAACCGAAGTCTCCTTATGATGAGATAAATGAAACAGTTCTGGGTATGTTGTCTTCTAAGATTGGTCCACACATacctatcaaaagaaaaaaaaaagattggcccacacaccacacatcaTTTCAGGATCTGGTTTAGACCCATCACACACCACATAATTAATAAAGCGAAAGAAGTCCCCCGCCTTCTCTTGATGTTTTTCCACACCCCAATCCCAGAAGGCCGACTGACCTCATTTGAACACCATAATTCCCACATGCTACCTTATTTGGTTCCCACAGCCAATTGCCACAAATCCTCCCTTTCAATGGTGTTCTGCGAGAACCATTTTCGTGATGGGGCCATATTGAACAGGAGCAAAATTCTTATACCCAATTCACCTGCAGCAATTGGGTTGTAGATCTTATCCCACTTGACTAGGTGGCATCACACATTGTAAAAGGACGGATTAACACAAACCTTGACAGCATAGTTACTGCTGAATTTTCATAATACTATTTTCTATTGAATTGAAGGCATTCAAAGTTTAAttcttaaaacttttaaattttgatgaaagtTTGATTGTGGTAAGAGTTGGATTCTAGGAACTTTGACTACTAATTCCAAACTACACATTTGttagaaacaaattaaatttcaaaagataagaaaaccgaaaataagataaaatggatcaaaagtagCCCATGTGAAAAACATAAAATCATAGAAATACCATCGGCtctgaaaattaaagaaaattaaattaaaatacaatggCAAATGCTGTTTACATGCACGGCACAATATTAGGAGGTGGATCACTTTACATCCTTTTATGCTTAACTGTTTGCATTAAGAAAGAGACTGGATGTTGTAGACAGACTACTCTGGAGGATATCCAAGTGAGGTGTGTTTGATGTTAAATCAGTTTATAATGCGTTAATACCCTATGATAACATCTTCtttccttggaagaacattCGGAGGATTAAGGCCAGTTTGGTTTCCAAACTCATCtgatctaatcattacaactttcccaaattccaacataaaatataatgaacaattcaactttttcaaattccaaaataataataatatcaaaaaataatattctaacaatattttatttaacttttaactttaatctcaactctaACTGAActcagctcaacatccaaatgcagCTTAAGACTTCTTCAAGGGTGGCTTTCTTTGTTTGGATAACTGAATTGGGGAAGCTCCTTTACCTtagaaattttgagaaagagATGTTATGGTGGTTGTGTATCCCTCACTATGTGGTAGCCACCTTTTTGTGGCAATCTGCTTAACCTACATGGGCTAATATGGTGATGCCCCGAAGGGTGGTAGATTTGTTAGCATGCTGGAAAGGGCAGTTTTAGAGTCCTCACAGGGAAACCTTATGGAAAAGGACCCCAATTTGCTAGGTGCTTATGGAGagagaaattatcaaaattttgaagataactCAAGACAGTGGAAAAACACCATGCTTTAATTTTTACCTCTCTTTACCGCTGGGTGGCAGCCCACCCTTGTCTTCCCAATTTTGGTATTCCAGAGTTTGCTGACCTGTTTCCCTCCTCATTAGGTGTATTGGAAGCATACACTGTGTATTGCGATAATGTATTTGTTGTTTCTTGCtattaaaatttatcatatgtatataaaaaaatttcgcATCTCATGGGCTTGGGTGTGTGGGGAACATcccaatcaaaagaaaaaagggtgTCGTGCAAAGATGTGGGTGGTTCGCCTGTatgttaattttaaaattcagaTTGCCTGTTTCTTCTTAAAGTTGATATATTCTACTCCATGATTTTCACATCTTCTCTTAAGGGCTTAAAGAGGCCATCATCTTTTTAGGCCatctttgttatatataaagaaaaaaaagtcacTTCTCGTGGGTGTGGGGAACATaccaattaaaagaaaaaagggtgTCATGCAAAGATGTGGGTTGTTCACCTTTATGTTAATTTTAACATTCACATTGCCTGTTTCCTCTTTATTTATGTTGATATATTTTGATCCTAATTTTCACGTCTTCTCTAAAAGACTTAAAAGAGGCCGTCAACTTTTTAGGTCATCTTTGTTATGTATGGGTTCTCTGATGCTTGATTCAAATCATTCTGATCCCTGAACTTCTGACATACCTTATTCTTTGTTGGTTGCAGTGGTGATCAGCACATGTCCATCCAATCAGTGACACTTATGTCAAAGGATGTGAGTCATGAGGGGATAACTGAAGCTTCAGAAGTCATGCCagtgaatggaagtggaaatcAGGTTGCTAACAAATCAGAAAATTGTCATATGATGCTATTCTTTGTCTGTATTTTTTCATTGGCCtttatttgatatataaaatcatcCTTTCTGAACAGGTTGTAGGTCTAGCCACTGATACTGAAATGCTTGAGTATGCTCAGGCTCCATCCACTCCTGGATTATTGGAAGAGCCAGACTTGTCCAATGTTCAGGAGGCTTTGGCCTGTGATGATCATATGGAGTCAGAAGATCGCAATTTAACAGGATTAGTTGCAGGGGCGAGCACCGTAAATGCTGGCCAGAGGTTAGATCATCATCCTGGGGATAATAATACGGCGAATTTGTCTTCATGCAATGAATTTAATCCTAATACTGTTGAGGAGAATGGAAGCATTCGGGGTGACCTGGAGATCAAACATGTTAAGCAACAGGGATTTGTGCCACCCACCCTATCGAGTATGGAGTGCACGGCTGAAGATAATTGCCTATCAAATTCTTTACCATCTTCGAATCCTGCCGATCAATCTAAACCCATTTGTCCGGTATCAGAATGTTCAGATGGGGCCATTGGTATGTTGAATGGTCTGGACAGGGCTGAAGATATCCACAATGGAGTTGTTATAGACAATGAACCTAGTACACCCTTTGTCCATCAAACAGATCTGAAATCTACCGGCGCTAGGTTGGATGAAACCGTTGCATCTCCTGGTTGCTCTCATGTCACCTGTGATTTTGAGGATCCTGTTCGTAGAACTTTTTCAAGTAGCACTGGTGCGTTAGAGTCAAAGGGCTATCTAGAGGATGATCAAGCATCCTCGAGACCTGAAATTCTCAATGATGTTGAAATTGATAATGACGTGGGTGTGTTGTGCTCCCATAACAAAGCATCAGTTCCAAATGCTGTCTGTACATTGGAATCACCGGAGCATCCTGAGGTTGTAAATGTTGAAGCTCGTGCTTGTCAAGAACCAAAAGAGAATGAGACTTATAATCCTGTTGCTCACAAAGTTACACTGTCAAATCAATCCCACGTGCTTCAGGCATGCAATTCCCGTCTAAGCGAACCTAACATGTCATCTCTCGGAGGTATTAATTTAGGGGTTGTACTGACTTACCATCAAGAATTAATTAGttaatcttatttctttttggtttttgggctgTTCTTATTGCATACGAACTAATTGTGTAACTAATCTGAGCTAGTGGTGTAAAGTGTATGTTAGCACGTACATCAAACCACACCCCCCCACTCCCATGCTCCCCCAAAATGCGTGTGCACCCACCTGCTGGTACCTGTCAATTAATAATTTCCCTTTGGTTTTAGGTGACGAGCGCCTTCCAAATGATGTTACTGATGTGGGgttaaaacaaaatcaaatttcAGAGCCTACTTCACATGGAGAAATTCAGGCAGGTTCCAGGATGTTAGATGAGCAACTGGGCAATGCGGGCTTTGATGAGAGTTGGTTGAATAATTTAAATAGTTCTGGGACTTCTAACTTTCCTGCACCTGAAAAGATGCTCTCTCTACCAGAGGGCCTCACTGGTAAACCAAATGATTTTCTAGTAGAGTCTACACCAGACAAAGAAGCACTTCCTGGCAGTGATGGAGCTGGTGCTGGGATCAAAATCATCTCAGGAAAAAAGCGTAGTTTCACAGAAAGTACTCTAACGGTGCAGAGTTTAAACTCAGTTGAATCTTTTGGAATGACTCGATCCAAGAGAACTGCAGAGTCGATtcctgatgatgatgatttgtTGTCTTCCATTTTAGGTATCAGATGATTTTTTCTTAATTCCTTATCATTAATGCATGTTTGTGATGGATAATTTCAATATCAATGTTGGACGAGTGGATGGGTCTTTAGCCTCTTGCTTTCTCGAAGAACGGTAGTTAGAATTCTATTTGGCTTGGAAGGCTTGTGACAGTTAAAACATGGTTATGACTCAAATGAAATATTTGTTGCTTCAGTAGGAAGAAGATCTTCGGTTTTGAAAATGAAGCCTACTCCACCTGTACCTGAAACAGTATCCACAAAACATCCCAGGTCTGCACCCAGGTCTACTGTCTTGAAGAGGAAAGTACTTATGGATGATACGATGGTGTTGCATGGCGAGTATGTTCTATTTCCTATTCCACTATGGTTCCACTCATGAACATACTGACACTTAATTTGTAGTTGACATGCTTATTCCAGTTTCTTATGATATTACTTAGATTCTAGTTCTCCATTCTCTTTCCTTGAagataattaaaataagaaagaaaaagttaattctgttctattattttttatgaatgtggcttttattgctcaGTTAACAGAATTCAGTGGGGAGCTCATGTATGGAAACATATATTTTTGATGACATGGAATCCCGGAGACCGTGCCTACACAACATCTATCACTCCAATTTGTCAAGTTTTGCCTTCTCCCCTCCTCCATCACCCACTGAACTGCTATCGTTCTCTCactttctgaaaaatgctaatgatattacttatccaaaaaaaaaaaaaaatgctaatgaTATAACCTAGCACCTTAACAGTCCTTGAAAAGGAAAACGCCATCCTTAGTTTGTCCTAAATTAGCTTCAGATCAAGTGGAATTCCTTCTGCCGTAAGTATACACTAAGGGGTGAGGTCAAAGGAAGTTTTATGTAACTTACCTGCCAAGAGAAATATCTTGGACTGTTGTGAAATACAGTTGATTCCATGGCTATGCTCTTTGGCCTATCTTTCTATGTCTTCTGTAATTTCAATATGCTTTGTTTGGTAGCAGTAACACATGGATAATTTTTTCATCCATATCATGCTAGTGGGAACTGTTTAGTGGTTGCTGTTCCTTGCATATTTAAGTAACCATGGTTCGAATCCAGTGTTTCAATAGTGAACGAAGCGTGCCTGATTTAATATGCTGTAATTAAAGTCTTACTTACGATCTTGTCTCTTTAAGTAAACTACTAAAGGAATTTCCTGCTTTTTTCTTTAGTACTATTCGTCAACAGTTGACAAATACTGAAGACATACGTCGTGTTAGAAAGAAAGCTCCTTGCACGCCTCCTGAGATCTCGACTATTCTTAGACAATTCTtggaagataaaatatttagtgaGCCCATTTTTACTGGTGAGTTCCTAGTGCTAAAGATTCAATCTGTTTGcatgaattattattttttaatatagttttagTTCTTGTGTTAAAAGGTGTGTGTCCTGTTTTCATCTGGACttaattattcatttatttttagcTGTTTTTGTCTGTCTGTCCCTTTTTTAGTAGCATCTTTTTGTGCGGATGCTCTTAACTCGAGAGGGACCTGGGGGCATATCCACCCACGAGAGTTCCAGTCACTCTTTTGCGTGTTGATCATGCCGCTGATGGATATCACTGGTTGCTTTTGATTAATGGGTATTCTGGTTTTCTTGTATGAATTTCACTGAACACAGATGCATAGTCGACCCTGTTAGTTGATGAGGATCCATAGGTGACCCCAACGTTATGAGGCTTGGTTAAGTttttaagtatgaatgcatGTTCACTGAGTTCATGTAGTGCTGTATTGGTAtcacaatatttcaactcatttgTTTTCTGAGTTTGGTGTTTTCTTGATTATGCTAGTTCTAAATAACAAATGAAGATATGTTTATGGAATTGCTTCAACTATCAGTTCACTAGGTACCTGGGGTTTTATGTTTCTTTCAGGTATGTCTGCCGGATTGATATTTTTGCATAGTGAGACATTTGATCTGAGCAGAACCAAGGTTTCTGAAAATGATCAGGGTAATGCTTCTTCAGAAGTAGCAAAGGATATGGAGTCTTCTGTTGGGCCAAAGGTTGCTGAAGAAAGTGAAATGAATGAGAGTACTGGACCTGTGGGAGTCAGAAGTGATTTAGAAGCACAACCTGCTGACACTTCCATTCACACTCTGACACATCAGGTCAAATTTTATGACTTTGGATCTCGTGATATTGATTCTCAAGGTCAGATAAAGGCAGTTTCTGATGTACTGGGGCTTAAAAGTTCTCGAGATGAACCCTTGGGGGAGATAACTGAAATGGGAATTGAGAGAGGGAGTGACGAAGTTGCTGAAGCGGTAAATTCCTCAATTGATCCTGTTTCTGGAGATATTTGCAATGTGACAGCTGACTTGGCAGTGCAGCCAACTCTTGTTGATAAAACCAATGATCCATCTGCTTATCTGCCAAAGGATGTATCAAGCATGTCACCTAATGAGAAATTGGATTCTCAAACTGTTGGGGGGGATGCTTCTATGGAGGATATAAGCAATGGGAAAGCAGTTAATTCCCTTGAAATCATACAAGGTGATGTTGGAATAGGAGCAGATGTTCAGTCACATTGTCTTAAACCTGCAGATGGTGATAAAGCTTCACTTGCAAGTGAATGCAATATCCTAGGTTTTGAAAATGGTACCCAAACTTTGGAGGAAACAGAGCATAATAAGAATGAGGATGTAGTCCTGCCTGCCGAGTTTGGTTGTGAGGAAAAAGACCCTCTTACTTGCAGTGGAGAAATTAAAATAGACTCTATGGATTCTGTAGAGCTTCAATTGGATGTGAGTAATGCTTCTttgaatgataaagaaaatCTAAACTGTCTGGAGTCTGATCCACAGAGTATCATGGATGGAGAAATTCCTGCCCTTGACCATCCTGGTGTTGAAGATCATAGGGTAAGTTGTAgtcttcatcctttttttttttaatagttttactCACTCCTTTCAGTTTACTCTGACATGCACATCTATATACATGTACGTGTGAATGCACAGACTCACAAGTTGTTGCATAAAATATGGTTCGCTGGCAAGTTACTCTTTTCCTTATTGAGCATTTGTTTGGTGTAGTCTATATTTTTCAGGCACATGACCATCTCCACAATTATGCTTTGTATTATATGTCATAGATTTTCACTATAATGTCTGGAAGTTCTCTCTTATATTTCTTGTGCATGATTTAAATAGAATCCTTGGCTTATGTTGCAGGTTTTTGAAGATGCCACAGTTGATAATGACACAGgttcaatttttctttcttttgtttgtcATTGATGCTCAATTTAGAAATTTGATTGTGTCCTAGACGTTAGTTGTGTGACCTTGTGAAGTGAATTACTTCATGAAGTTGTTTTAGCTAAATAAGCTATAAAGATTTCAGAATACTTGCAAATTTCCCATGAGATCGGTGTACACTATTTCTGTGCTAGTTTCACAACCTCTAAAATCTGAAAACAGAGGAGCTACTTTCACTTTTAGCTTTTCATTCTCTGTTGCTGTGGGTTTGAGATATGAATGAATTGCTAATGAGATATGCCTCTTATGGGTGACAGTGTTGGTAATCTTGTTCATTTTGGAGTGGAATTTGCTGCGGTTTTAATTCAGAGAAACATCTTTTACTGATTCTATGTTAAATTGGTGGCCCTTGGTTcctctaatatatagtattttgcCTTTCTCCCAGAATTCCTGAATGTAGATGATAATGAGGTAACTGAAGAATACGATGAAAGTATGCCATGTTCTGAAGAAACTCGTCTTGTTGAGAACAGTGGATGGTCTTCTCGCACCCGGTGTGTATGCCTCTTTTGTTcagttttatttcttaataCTCGGGGCAGTAAATTTTTCCCTGCTAAGAAAGATGCTAGAGACATTTTCACTTGCCTGTCACTTCACTGAATTTTGGATGGTATCAacaggttttgttttttttttgttttttagtggGAGCCTGACCTAGCTATCAAACTGATCATAATTGTATATTTAGGCTTACCTACCATGGTCAATATTTTGATTACACACTGTTCTCTTTTGTTTAGCAAAGGCTTTGGAGTGGAGATGCTAGGTGGTGGTCAATGTTGTTTCTCCTGTTTGAACTTCTGGCACCATAGATAGGGCAGCTTATCATAACACTGCTCTCAAGTTGTTTAATAGTCAGGGTTTCTAGTTTTTACCATGTTTTACCCCAACCTGGATTGACTATTTGGAAATATAGGCTGATGATTTGGTTTAAGGTTTTCGAGATTCTGATTGACTTCATGATGTGTCTTATTGCAAGGACACAACCTCCACACTGATGACGtcatattgaaaaaatttaaaattgaaatttttatagtttttcttacaAATTAGTTTGTCATGTCCATGATGTGGACGGTGTGTCAAGTAGGACTCATCTCATCATGAACACAACTAATCTGATAGACTTCATTTCTTATACTTAGATGTCTTGCAatgatttgaataaaaattcttaTCAGTCCATATTGATTGACTCAAACTTGAACAACTTAATGATGTTCtgttttttctccattttttagGGCTGTTGCCAAGTATCTACAGACATCATTTGATAAGCAAGCTGTACAGGGAAGAAAGGCCCTCACCATGGACAATCTATTAGCTGGTAAAACTcgtaaggaagcatcgaggatGTTTTTTGAGACGTTGGTATGTATGTTAACTTTTCCTGGTTGATTGAAGTTATATTTTATCTTGCCATCTTCTCTTCCGAGATTTAGTGGAGAGCTTTTAGCGAAACCTTTATTTAAcgagtaaaaaaatttttattaataagaaataggCAAATCCTAACTACATAAGACATGTACAAGAGAATGTACCAAATTAGGGCTAGAtatagatacaaggaaatcagaAGACTAAGTTCCTTGATGTCTTTTGCTATAGCCCAAAGGAATGATGTATTGAAAAGGAATCTTTTAAGATTCAGAGTGTGATCTCGATCATTCAGGAGCTTGATATAGAATCTCGACCTTCCCAGGCATAGCCCATGCTAGCCCAACTCTGTTGACCAAATTATTCCATAGGGATCTAGCAACCTTACAATGAAGGAGCAAGTGATCCACTGTTTCTCCACTATTTTTGCACATATGGCACCAATCGATAATGATGATCTGGCATTTCCTTAGATCGTCTGTGGTCAGAATCTTTCCCAAGGAGGCTGTCCATACGAAGAAGGCAACTTTAAGAGACTCCTTAGTCATCCAAATG
This genomic window from Carya illinoinensis cultivar Pawnee chromosome 7, C.illinoinensisPawnee_v1, whole genome shotgun sequence contains:
- the LOC122314861 gene encoding sister chromatid cohesion 1 protein 4-like isoform X1; translation: MFYSQFILAKKGPLGTIWIAAHLERKLRKNQVADTDIGVSVDSILFPDVPIALRLSSHLLLGVVRIYSRKVNYLFDDCSEALLKIKQAFRSTAVDLPPEESTAPYHSITLPETFDLDDFELPDNENFQGNYVDHHVSTKEQITLQDTMEGVIYSTSQFGLDERFGDGDTSQIGLDLDEELLLSNVVAPRHDGGSDTSSIEGPSSKLLSLWPRQGALRPKGVKNCNPGDQHMSIQSVTLMSKDVSHEGITEASEVMPVNGSGNQVVGLATDTEMLEYAQAPSTPGLLEEPDLSNVQEALACDDHMESEDRNLTGLVAGASTVNAGQRLDHHPGDNNTANLSSCNEFNPNTVEENGSIRGDLEIKHVKQQGFVPPTLSSMECTAEDNCLSNSLPSSNPADQSKPICPVSECSDGAIGMLNGLDRAEDIHNGVVIDNEPSTPFVHQTDLKSTGARLDETVASPGCSHVTCDFEDPVRRTFSSSTGALESKGYLEDDQASSRPEILNDVEIDNDVGVLCSHNKASVPNAVCTLESPEHPEVVNVEARACQEPKENETYNPVAHKVTLSNQSHVLQACNSRLSEPNMSSLGGDERLPNDVTDVGLKQNQISEPTSHGEIQAGSRMLDEQLGNAGFDESWLNNLNSSGTSNFPAPEKMLSLPEGLTGKPNDFLVESTPDKEALPGSDGAGAGIKIISGKKRSFTESTLTVQSLNSVESFGMTRSKRTAESIPDDDDLLSSILVGRRSSVLKMKPTPPVPETVSTKHPRSAPRSTVLKRKVLMDDTMVLHGDTIRQQLTNTEDIRRVRKKAPCTPPEISTILRQFLEDKIFSEPIFTGMSAGLIFLHSETFDLSRTKVSENDQGNASSEVAKDMESSVGPKVAEESEMNESTGPVGVRSDLEAQPADTSIHTLTHQVKFYDFGSRDIDSQGQIKAVSDVLGLKSSRDEPLGEITEMGIERGSDEVAEAVNSSIDPVSGDICNVTADLAVQPTLVDKTNDPSAYLPKDVSSMSPNEKLDSQTVGGDASMEDISNGKAVNSLEIIQGDVGIGADVQSHCLKPADGDKASLASECNILGFENGTQTLEETEHNKNEDVVLPAEFGCEEKDPLTCSGEIKIDSMDSVELQLDVSNASLNDKENLNCLESDPQSIMDGEIPALDHPGVEDHRVFEDATVDNDTEFLNVDDNEVTEEYDESMPCSEETRLVENSGWSSRTRAVAKYLQTSFDKQAVQGRKALTMDNLLAGKTRKEASRMFFETLVLKTRDYIHVEQAKPFDNVNIKPRVKLMKSDF
- the LOC122314861 gene encoding sister chromatid cohesion 1 protein 4-like isoform X2; the encoded protein is MFYSQFILAKKGPLGTIWIAAHLERKLRKNQVADTDIGVSVDSILFPDVPIALRLSSHLLLGVVRIYSRKVNYLFDDCSEALLKIKQAFRSTAVDLPPEESTAPYHSITLPETFDLDDFELPDNENFQGNYVDHHVSTKEQITLQDTMEGVIYSTSQFGLDERFGDGDTSQIGLDLDEELLLSNVVAPRHDGGSDGDQHMSIQSVTLMSKDVSHEGITEASEVMPVNGSGNQVVGLATDTEMLEYAQAPSTPGLLEEPDLSNVQEALACDDHMESEDRNLTGLVAGASTVNAGQRLDHHPGDNNTANLSSCNEFNPNTVEENGSIRGDLEIKHVKQQGFVPPTLSSMECTAEDNCLSNSLPSSNPADQSKPICPVSECSDGAIGMLNGLDRAEDIHNGVVIDNEPSTPFVHQTDLKSTGARLDETVASPGCSHVTCDFEDPVRRTFSSSTGALESKGYLEDDQASSRPEILNDVEIDNDVGVLCSHNKASVPNAVCTLESPEHPEVVNVEARACQEPKENETYNPVAHKVTLSNQSHVLQACNSRLSEPNMSSLGGDERLPNDVTDVGLKQNQISEPTSHGEIQAGSRMLDEQLGNAGFDESWLNNLNSSGTSNFPAPEKMLSLPEGLTGKPNDFLVESTPDKEALPGSDGAGAGIKIISGKKRSFTESTLTVQSLNSVESFGMTRSKRTAESIPDDDDLLSSILVGRRSSVLKMKPTPPVPETVSTKHPRSAPRSTVLKRKVLMDDTMVLHGDTIRQQLTNTEDIRRVRKKAPCTPPEISTILRQFLEDKIFSEPIFTGMSAGLIFLHSETFDLSRTKVSENDQGNASSEVAKDMESSVGPKVAEESEMNESTGPVGVRSDLEAQPADTSIHTLTHQVKFYDFGSRDIDSQGQIKAVSDVLGLKSSRDEPLGEITEMGIERGSDEVAEAVNSSIDPVSGDICNVTADLAVQPTLVDKTNDPSAYLPKDVSSMSPNEKLDSQTVGGDASMEDISNGKAVNSLEIIQGDVGIGADVQSHCLKPADGDKASLASECNILGFENGTQTLEETEHNKNEDVVLPAEFGCEEKDPLTCSGEIKIDSMDSVELQLDVSNASLNDKENLNCLESDPQSIMDGEIPALDHPGVEDHRVFEDATVDNDTEFLNVDDNEVTEEYDESMPCSEETRLVENSGWSSRTRAVAKYLQTSFDKQAVQGRKALTMDNLLAGKTRKEASRMFFETLVLKTRDYIHVEQAKPFDNVNIKPRVKLMKSDF